One Petrotoga sp. 9PWA.NaAc.5.4 genomic window, TGTTCTAGCGAAGATTGGAATATATATTATACCTATTGCGATAATTAAATTAATCATATTAGTTCCAAATAATGCTACAATAAACAAAGCTAATACTAACGAAGGAAATGCGAAAAAAGCATCTATTATTCTTGAAATTATTTGATCTATTATACCTCCATAATAACCAGCTAAGATTCCTAAAAAAGTACCTATTATTGAAGCTATAATTATTGAGTTTAAAGCTATTAGCAAGCTATTTTGAATTCCGTAAATACATCTTGAAAAAATGTCTCTACCAAATTGATCTGTACCAAAAATATGTTCGCGAGTTGGAGGATTTAAAATATATTTAGAATTCATTTCGTTTGGAGGAAATGGGGCGAACAGTTTTGGGAAAAAAGATATAAATATAAACAAAAATATTATAAATGCGCTTATTAAATTTAGTTTGTTTTTGC contains:
- a CDS encoding ABC transporter permease produces the protein MKRFLKNFSKNKLNLISAFIIFLFIFISFFPKLFAPFPPNEMNSKYILNPPTREHIFGTDQFGRDIFSRCIYGIQNSLLIALNSIIIASIIGTFLGILAGYYGGIIDQIISRIIDAFFAFPSLVLALFIVALFGTNMINLIIAIGIIYIPIFARTIRSSTISIKESNYVKASRALGKSDLGIMISVIFPNILSIFIVSFTMNFSTAILTEASLGFLGLGVPPPEATLGNLVGQGTNFIMVAPWVTLFPGLVIAVIVLSVNILGDGLRDVLDPKLNR